The proteins below are encoded in one region of Reichenbachiella sp. 5M10:
- a CDS encoding glycoside hydrolase family 31 protein: MEGTTAETTSGNEGQDFSGNYIENFQNKGVEEFFAGKYVSWEKKGHAFIIHGQHASLEITIIDQDILKFRHGNDGYFEDDFSYAIDPNYEPPLTEYKFEELKASFVIKTAILRCYVSKESLSVKITNLDGTVIHQDEKGYHWQEHKYHGGTINICTKVLHKGEKFYGLGDKTGKLNLIGTKRQLWGTDCYGYGNDTDPVYKNIPFYLGQHSQVGYGIFMDNTFRSYFDFGKERDSVSSFWAQGGEMRYYFIYGPKLLDVTRKYTQLTGKPQLPPKWALGYHQSKWSYYPESVVRKLAEEFRSRKIPCDVIHLDIDYMDGFRCFTWDKKKFPKPHKMIADLKQDGFKTIVIIDPGIKIDKGYKVYEQGRKGDHFCKRMDGALLKASVWPGPCHFPDFTKKRTRKWWGTLYEGLVNDGVDGVWNDMNEPATFEDGTFPNDVRFDYDGHPCSHRKAHNVYGSLMAQATCEGQQRYLDNKRAFTITRSAYAGVQRYASVWTGDNSASWEQLKLANIQCQRLSASGVSFAGSDVGGFIGSPNGELFTRWIQMAVFHPFFRTHSSGDHGDKEPWKFDQQYVDIVRTFIEMRYRILPYIYTVFWQYSTTGLPMLRSLHMEAHIDPETFYREEEFLLGEHLLICPISEEKATSRLMYLPKGVWYNYWTDQLEEGQREIKVDAPLNQIPLFVRAGSIIPEQPVMQYVGEFVIEELTLNFYKPYIDTTSEIYEDRGDGMEHKDGQYLHKTYVSQQTDDLKWKVKQSCEGQYATEYSNYLGKFHGLDGMPSSILVDGQELILEAESVGQVIQVKLPKNFNEILIN; this comes from the coding sequence ATGGAAGGGACTACAGCCGAAACCACATCAGGAAACGAAGGACAAGATTTTTCGGGCAACTACATTGAAAACTTTCAAAACAAGGGAGTTGAGGAGTTTTTTGCAGGAAAATATGTCTCTTGGGAAAAGAAAGGGCACGCCTTCATCATACATGGTCAGCATGCCTCACTAGAGATCACTATCATCGATCAAGACATCCTCAAATTCCGACACGGGAACGACGGCTATTTCGAAGATGACTTCTCCTATGCTATCGATCCCAATTACGAGCCGCCTCTCACAGAATATAAATTCGAAGAGCTCAAAGCCAGTTTCGTCATCAAGACGGCTATCCTGCGCTGCTATGTATCCAAAGAGTCACTGTCTGTCAAAATCACTAATCTAGATGGCACAGTCATACACCAAGATGAAAAAGGCTACCACTGGCAAGAACACAAATACCACGGTGGCACGATCAACATTTGCACGAAAGTGCTCCACAAAGGAGAGAAATTTTATGGTTTGGGAGACAAAACTGGCAAACTCAACCTGATCGGAACCAAGCGTCAGCTCTGGGGCACAGACTGCTACGGCTATGGCAATGACACTGACCCAGTCTACAAAAACATCCCTTTTTATCTAGGTCAACATAGCCAAGTCGGCTATGGCATCTTTATGGATAACACCTTCAGAAGCTATTTTGATTTTGGCAAAGAGCGAGATAGCGTATCCAGTTTTTGGGCACAAGGAGGAGAGATGCGCTACTACTTCATCTATGGACCCAAACTCCTAGACGTCACCCGAAAATACACGCAACTCACAGGTAAACCACAGCTCCCCCCAAAATGGGCGCTCGGCTACCACCAGAGCAAATGGAGTTATTACCCAGAGTCGGTCGTACGAAAACTCGCCGAAGAATTCAGAAGCAGAAAGATCCCTTGTGATGTCATCCACTTGGACATAGACTACATGGACGGATTTCGCTGCTTCACATGGGACAAAAAGAAATTTCCCAAACCTCACAAAATGATTGCCGACCTGAAACAGGATGGCTTCAAAACCATTGTCATCATCGATCCTGGGATCAAGATTGACAAAGGGTACAAGGTATACGAACAAGGACGCAAAGGCGACCACTTTTGTAAACGCATGGATGGGGCACTTCTCAAAGCCAGCGTATGGCCCGGCCCGTGTCACTTCCCAGACTTCACCAAAAAGCGCACGCGCAAATGGTGGGGTACACTCTATGAGGGCTTGGTCAACGACGGGGTAGATGGCGTGTGGAACGACATGAACGAACCAGCGACATTTGAAGATGGGACCTTCCCAAATGATGTACGGTTTGACTATGACGGACACCCATGCAGTCACCGCAAGGCGCACAACGTCTACGGTTCTCTCATGGCACAGGCGACCTGTGAGGGGCAGCAGCGCTACCTCGACAACAAACGAGCCTTCACCATCACGCGATCAGCCTATGCTGGCGTGCAGCGATACGCTTCGGTATGGACAGGTGACAACTCGGCTAGCTGGGAACAACTCAAGCTCGCCAACATCCAATGCCAACGACTGAGTGCATCAGGAGTGTCTTTTGCAGGCTCTGATGTCGGTGGATTCATCGGCTCTCCTAACGGCGAGCTGTTCACCCGCTGGATACAAATGGCCGTATTCCATCCGTTTTTCAGAACACACTCCTCGGGTGATCACGGAGACAAGGAACCTTGGAAGTTTGACCAACAGTATGTCGATATCGTGCGTACATTCATCGAGATGCGCTACCGCATCTTGCCCTACATCTATACGGTATTTTGGCAGTACAGTACGACTGGACTACCCATGCTCCGCTCGCTACATATGGAAGCGCACATCGACCCAGAAACATTCTACCGCGAAGAAGAATTTTTGCTCGGGGAGCACCTGCTGATTTGCCCGATATCAGAAGAGAAAGCGACAAGCCGACTCATGTATTTGCCAAAAGGCGTATGGTACAACTACTGGACAGACCAACTCGAAGAAGGCCAGCGTGAAATCAAAGTAGATGCACCACTGAATCAAATCCCTCTTTTCGTTAGGGCGGGCTCCATCATTCCAGAGCAACCTGTCATGCAATACGTCGGAGAATTTGTGATCGAAGAGTTGACGCTCAACTTCTACAAGCCGTACATCGATACCACATCTGAAATATATGAGGATCGTGGTGATGGCATGGAGCACAAGGACGGTCAATACCTCCACAAAACCTATGTCTCTCAGCAAACGGACGATCTCAAATGGAAAGTCAAGCAAAGTTGCGAAGGACAGTATGCCACGGAATATAGCAACTACCTAGGCAAGTTTCATGGACTGGACGGAATGCCTTCGTCTATCCTCGTCGATGGCCAAGAGCTCATCCTCGAAGCTGAAAGCGTCGGTCAAGTGATCCAAGTCAAATTACCGAAAAATTTCAATGAAATATTAATAAACTAA
- a CDS encoding glycosyltransferase — MTVKKKKPKVLDREGKFLAEVAWEVCNQVGGIYTVIRSKVPVMVKNWGDNYVLLGPNIHPNVSSDFESCVSADNSIAQVVREMRDELGWDVQFGTWLVSGRPQTVLFNPGSVMGELGNIKYYYWQNHHIDFSSHDPLMDQVMALGYMVHEFLSRYARVCLEEGMEMLAHFHEWMAGTCIPDIRREQIPIKTVFTTHATLLGRYLAMNDPYFYDHLPYLNWETEARNFNVDTIARIERACAHGANVLTTVSEVTAKECVHLLGRSPDAILPNGLNIERFSVLHEVQNLHHQYKEQINHFVMGHFFQSYTFDLGKVMYFFTSGRFEYKNKGYDLTLEALARLNHKMKEQNIDMTIVMFFVTKQPFHSINQEVLTSRAMLEEIDHNCDAIMEQVKERLFESAAVNSDHRLPELNELVDDYWKLRYRRTIQSWKTDRLPSVVTHNLINDGEDQILTFLRGANLLNYESDKVKIVYHPDFISSTNPLFGMEYGQFVRGCHMGIFPSYYEPWGYTPVECLARGVSAVTSDLSGFGDYVKNLEIGDESHGIYMIERANQDFYSAAEELSEKLLAYTKSNSRARTQTRNKAEDLSEEFDWKNLIKHYEAAYAIACEKFPIEN; from the coding sequence ATGACTGTGAAGAAAAAGAAGCCGAAGGTATTGGATAGAGAAGGTAAGTTCCTTGCCGAAGTAGCTTGGGAAGTTTGTAATCAGGTGGGAGGGATATATACGGTGATTCGCTCCAAGGTCCCTGTCATGGTCAAAAATTGGGGAGACAACTATGTGTTGCTCGGTCCCAATATCCACCCCAACGTCAGTTCCGATTTTGAATCCTGTGTATCTGCAGATAATTCTATCGCACAAGTCGTGAGAGAAATGAGGGATGAACTCGGCTGGGATGTACAATTTGGTACGTGGCTCGTATCTGGACGGCCACAGACGGTGCTTTTCAACCCAGGTAGTGTGATGGGGGAATTGGGCAACATCAAGTACTATTATTGGCAAAACCATCACATCGATTTTTCTAGCCACGATCCTTTGATGGATCAAGTGATGGCTTTGGGGTATATGGTCCATGAGTTTTTGTCAAGGTATGCTCGTGTCTGCTTGGAGGAGGGGATGGAGATGCTGGCGCACTTTCATGAGTGGATGGCTGGGACGTGTATCCCTGATATTCGCAGAGAACAGATCCCTATCAAGACAGTTTTTACGACGCATGCGACGCTACTGGGGAGGTACTTGGCGATGAATGATCCTTATTTCTACGATCATCTACCCTACCTCAACTGGGAGACTGAGGCACGAAATTTCAATGTCGATACCATTGCACGTATCGAACGGGCCTGTGCGCACGGAGCTAATGTACTCACCACGGTCAGTGAAGTGACAGCCAAAGAATGTGTGCACTTGCTGGGGAGGAGCCCTGATGCGATTTTGCCGAATGGCCTCAATATCGAACGGTTCTCGGTACTGCACGAGGTACAAAACCTTCATCATCAATACAAAGAACAAATCAATCACTTTGTGATGGGACATTTTTTTCAGTCCTATACATTCGACTTGGGCAAAGTGATGTATTTTTTTACTTCAGGGCGGTTTGAGTACAAAAACAAGGGGTATGACTTGACTCTGGAAGCTTTGGCTCGGCTCAATCACAAGATGAAGGAGCAGAACATTGACATGACTATTGTGATGTTTTTCGTGACGAAGCAGCCTTTTCATAGCATCAATCAAGAAGTGTTGACTTCTCGTGCGATGCTGGAGGAAATAGATCACAACTGTGATGCGATCATGGAGCAGGTCAAAGAGCGCCTATTTGAGTCGGCAGCAGTCAATTCAGATCACCGATTGCCTGAGCTCAACGAACTCGTAGATGATTATTGGAAGCTTCGCTACCGTAGGACCATTCAATCTTGGAAGACAGATAGGTTGCCTAGTGTTGTGACCCATAATTTGATCAACGATGGGGAGGATCAGATATTGACGTTTTTGCGTGGTGCCAATTTGCTCAACTATGAGAGTGACAAAGTGAAAATCGTGTATCACCCAGATTTCATTTCTTCGACCAATCCCTTGTTTGGGATGGAATACGGTCAGTTTGTAAGAGGGTGTCACATGGGGATATTTCCGAGCTACTATGAGCCGTGGGGGTATACGCCAGTAGAGTGTCTCGCCAGAGGAGTGTCTGCAGTGACGTCCGACTTGTCTGGGTTTGGGGATTATGTCAAAAACCTAGAAATCGGAGATGAGAGTCATGGAATATACATGATCGAACGGGCCAATCAGGATTTTTATTCAGCAGCTGAGGAACTGTCGGAGAAGTTGCTTGCCTATACTAAAAGTAACAGTAGAGCCCGGACACAAACAAGAAACAAAGCGGAGGATCTTTCGGAAGAGTTTGATTGGAAGAATTTGATCAAGCACTACGAAGCGGCATATGCGATTGCCTGTGAGAAATTCCCTATAGAAAACTAA
- a CDS encoding DUF4301 family protein, giving the protein MFNDKDRRFIEERGSDIALVDEQIANFKKGFPFLDINRAASIGEGVIKLTEEQITTMTRCYEEVQRSKKVLKFVPASGAATRMFKDLFAFLEDHDMAGNSAAQQFIRELEGFAFYEELSAQFRDIDDVAPEVIVDRLLSDQGMEYGSLPKALLTFHAYEDGARTPLEEHLVEGANYAQSGEGDVHLHFTVSPQHLPKFEALVDKVREVYESTYHVRFDISFSQQKKSTDTIAVDLNNEPFREEDGSLLFRPAGHGALLENLNDLNADVIFIKNIDNVVPDRLKGDTYTYKKALAGLLVTYQKEVFEVLSGEVSDPDEVAVRFEREYFLKMSEGFAAKSTKDKVSELRDKLNRPIRVCGMVKNTGEPGGGPFWVSAADGSASLQIAETAQIDLDDPQKAEMLKGSTHFNPVDLICATKDYQGNKFDLLAYRDDNTGFVTAKSKNGRDLKAMELPGLWNGAMAYWNTLFVEVPISTFNPVKTVNDLLKDTHQ; this is encoded by the coding sequence ATGTTTAACGACAAGGATAGAAGATTTATCGAGGAGAGAGGGAGCGATATCGCTCTAGTAGACGAACAAATTGCCAATTTCAAAAAAGGGTTTCCATTTTTGGATATCAATAGGGCAGCCTCAATAGGAGAGGGAGTGATCAAGCTCACCGAAGAGCAGATTACGACTATGACCAGATGCTATGAAGAGGTTCAGCGTAGCAAGAAGGTGCTCAAGTTTGTACCTGCTTCGGGAGCAGCTACGCGGATGTTCAAGGACCTGTTTGCTTTTTTGGAGGACCATGATATGGCGGGCAATTCGGCCGCTCAGCAGTTCATCAGAGAACTAGAAGGGTTTGCATTTTATGAGGAACTCTCTGCCCAATTTAGAGATATTGATGACGTAGCTCCTGAAGTCATCGTAGACAGGTTGTTGTCAGATCAGGGGATGGAGTATGGCTCTTTGCCCAAAGCTCTGTTGACATTTCATGCCTATGAGGACGGTGCACGGACTCCCCTCGAAGAACATCTCGTAGAAGGCGCCAATTATGCCCAGTCTGGAGAAGGTGATGTACATCTCCACTTTACGGTTTCTCCTCAGCATTTGCCAAAGTTTGAAGCACTCGTAGACAAAGTTCGTGAGGTATATGAGTCCACGTACCATGTGCGTTTCGATATTAGTTTTTCGCAGCAAAAAAAGTCGACGGATACTATCGCCGTAGATCTGAACAACGAGCCATTTCGCGAAGAGGACGGCAGTTTGCTTTTCAGGCCAGCAGGCCATGGAGCATTACTCGAAAACCTCAATGACCTAAATGCCGATGTGATTTTTATCAAAAACATAGACAATGTGGTGCCAGATCGTTTGAAAGGAGATACTTATACGTATAAGAAAGCTTTGGCAGGGCTGTTGGTCACTTATCAGAAAGAGGTCTTTGAGGTGTTGTCAGGAGAGGTTTCGGATCCTGACGAGGTGGCGGTTCGTTTTGAGAGAGAGTACTTTTTGAAAATGAGCGAAGGGTTTGCTGCCAAATCTACTAAGGACAAGGTGAGTGAACTGAGAGACAAGCTTAATCGACCGATTCGTGTCTGTGGAATGGTCAAAAATACAGGTGAGCCAGGCGGAGGCCCGTTTTGGGTAAGTGCAGCGGATGGGAGTGCGTCGTTGCAGATTGCAGAGACTGCACAGATTGATTTAGATGATCCGCAGAAAGCAGAGATGCTCAAGGGGTCGACGCATTTCAATCCAGTGGATTTGATCTGTGCGACCAAGGATTATCAAGGAAACAAATTTGACCTGCTGGCCTATCGAGACGACAATACAGGTTTTGTCACTGCCAAGTCCAAAAACGGTCGTGATCTCAAGGCAATGGAGCTGCCAGGGTTATGGAATGGAGCGATGGCCTATTGGAATACCCTTTTTGTGGAGGTGCCGATTTCGACCTTCAACCCGGTCAAAACGGTCAATGATTTGCTCAAAGATACACATCAGTGA
- a CDS encoding MoxR family ATPase — translation MEISAGTEEKKELQNKVKQVYDEVGKVVVGQQYMVNRLMIGLFTQGHILLEGVPGLAKTLTVNTLANVLHLDFKRIQFTPDLLPADLIGTMIYNQKASNFEVKKGPIFANLILADEVNRSPAKVQSALLEAMQEKQVTIGETTFHLDRPFLVLATQNPVDQEGTYPLPEAQVDRFMMKVHVDYPSKEDELEIMRRMSNMSFKEEVKTVLTKENVFAIRKAINEVNLSESLEKYIIELIFATRDPKSYGMTEEANYIQFGASPRASINLNLAAKAVAFLDGRDFVLPEDIKEVAPDVLNHRIILNYEAEADGVTTHQVIETLLQKVNVNR, via the coding sequence ATGGAAATAAGCGCTGGTACTGAAGAAAAAAAGGAGCTGCAAAATAAAGTAAAGCAGGTTTATGATGAGGTTGGCAAGGTTGTCGTTGGACAGCAATACATGGTCAACCGTTTGATGATTGGCTTGTTTACCCAAGGGCATATTTTGCTCGAAGGGGTGCCGGGTCTTGCCAAGACTTTGACTGTCAATACGCTGGCCAATGTTCTCCACTTGGATTTTAAGCGGATACAGTTTACCCCAGATTTGCTTCCTGCTGATTTGATTGGAACAATGATTTACAATCAGAAGGCATCTAATTTTGAAGTGAAGAAAGGGCCTATTTTTGCCAATCTGATTTTGGCGGATGAGGTCAATCGATCTCCAGCCAAGGTGCAGTCGGCACTACTAGAGGCGATGCAAGAGAAGCAAGTGACGATCGGAGAGACTACTTTTCATCTGGATCGTCCGTTTCTAGTGTTGGCTACTCAAAACCCCGTTGACCAAGAAGGGACCTATCCACTACCAGAGGCACAGGTAGATCGATTCATGATGAAAGTACATGTCGACTACCCAAGCAAGGAGGACGAGTTGGAAATCATGCGTCGTATGTCCAACATGAGTTTCAAAGAAGAAGTGAAAACAGTACTTACCAAAGAAAATGTTTTTGCGATTCGAAAGGCAATCAATGAGGTGAATCTTTCTGAGTCACTGGAAAAGTACATCATTGAGTTGATTTTTGCCACACGAGACCCAAAATCCTACGGGATGACAGAGGAGGCGAACTACATTCAGTTTGGTGCCTCGCCGAGGGCTTCTATCAATTTGAACTTGGCAGCCAAAGCGGTTGCTTTCTTGGATGGGAGGGATTTTGTTCTGCCCGAAGACATCAAAGAAGTGGCTCCTGATGTACTCAATCATCGAATCATCCTCAACTACGAAGCAGAGGCAGATGGCGTCACGACCCATCAGGTGATCGAGACACTACTACAAAAAGTCAATGTCAATCGATAA
- a CDS encoding TonB-dependent receptor domain-containing protein, with the protein MKKILLVALMACLAGAASAQNGFLRGKVIDGETGEGLFGATVTKKGTSQGSVADFDGNFSLSLEPGIHTIEVQFISYQSKTIEGVEIVAGKVTNLDVTISEDVQQLDAVVVTAEQIRDNDVALLSVQKKSVNTVDGISSAAFKKVGDSNLSSAMKRVTGVTVQGGKYVYVRGLGDRYTKTSLNGMVVPGLDPDRNDVQIDIFPTGVLENVMVYKTFTPNLNGDFAGGLVDIQTKAFPEEKTTSISLMVGYNPDMHFQSNSVSYQGSSTDFLGWDNGQRELPISTNTQIPTLPNDFVAETTRKFDPTLGVDRTTSFMNTGLSVSHRNQIQREKLTWGYNAIFSYKNTNTYYEGFTRKRYEKDRTSSEVALERDFSAEGDLGVNNVLWSGLLSLAAKTDNHTIGTNFLHTQNGVSTALDREMKFTALNNPTNINNDILAYTQRSMTNNITYGKHHFGKLRMDWTNSLLYSKITDPDYRDTRINEDDGEYGFRNGGAMNRFWRELTEVSESFKLDFTYDLNESNKIRFGGLGTIRHREFDVYSYDYDPLESFHVLYNDPNWLLEDQNLYSSSNPDGLYIQDNSNEYNNYEGKQIILAGYVMDEMQITTKLKSIYGVRVENARMYYTGVRLMEDNSQSLEDNTETLNETNLLPSVNFVYALQDDMNLRASFNKTLARPSFKEKSSAYIEDPITRTQFSGNLDIKQAEIYNYDLRWEYFFSASEMVSVSAFYKDFSDHIALVFFPNNPGQLKPRNVGEASVFGTELELRKNLMFISPVLQNFSVGTNVSLIVSRVNRKTVVVNENGDSEYETEVNYQGSDEGVEKYRDMTGQSPYVINGYLSYENNTLGLSGNLSYNVQGETLTYIGISNVPDVYTKPFNSLNLKVSKVLGKEGKSSLSLTAKNLLKAENQMVYKFGKEEELFSLYKPGRLFNLSYTYTF; encoded by the coding sequence ATGAAAAAGATTTTATTAGTAGCGCTAATGGCCTGTCTAGCAGGAGCGGCCTCAGCGCAGAACGGGTTCCTTAGAGGGAAAGTAATTGATGGAGAAACAGGTGAGGGACTCTTTGGTGCGACAGTCACCAAGAAGGGAACTTCACAAGGTTCGGTTGCTGATTTTGATGGTAACTTCTCCTTGAGTTTAGAACCTGGAATACACACTATAGAGGTGCAGTTCATCTCGTACCAATCCAAAACCATAGAAGGTGTAGAGATCGTGGCTGGTAAAGTGACGAATTTGGATGTGACGATTTCAGAAGATGTGCAGCAACTGGATGCGGTAGTCGTGACGGCTGAGCAGATCAGAGACAACGACGTAGCACTGTTGTCTGTTCAAAAGAAATCAGTGAATACAGTTGATGGAATATCATCTGCAGCTTTCAAAAAAGTAGGAGATAGCAACCTGTCTTCTGCGATGAAGAGAGTCACTGGAGTGACCGTGCAAGGCGGTAAATATGTCTACGTGAGAGGATTGGGGGATAGATATACCAAAACCTCACTCAACGGTATGGTCGTACCTGGTTTGGATCCAGACCGAAACGATGTACAGATCGATATCTTCCCTACAGGAGTATTGGAAAACGTGATGGTCTACAAGACATTTACTCCGAATCTGAATGGAGATTTTGCAGGAGGGCTGGTTGATATCCAAACCAAGGCATTTCCAGAAGAAAAGACTACGTCGATTTCACTCATGGTAGGATACAACCCCGACATGCACTTCCAGTCCAATAGCGTCAGCTATCAAGGGTCCTCTACGGATTTCTTGGGTTGGGACAATGGTCAGAGAGAGCTGCCCATCTCCACCAATACTCAGATCCCTACTTTGCCCAATGATTTTGTAGCAGAGACAACTCGTAAATTTGATCCAACGCTAGGAGTTGATCGTACGACTAGTTTTATGAATACGGGGCTGTCTGTTTCGCATAGAAACCAGATACAAAGAGAAAAGTTGACTTGGGGTTACAATGCTATTTTCAGTTACAAGAACACGAACACTTACTACGAAGGCTTCACCAGAAAGAGGTATGAAAAGGATCGTACGTCAAGTGAAGTTGCACTAGAGCGTGATTTTAGTGCCGAGGGAGACTTGGGAGTCAATAATGTGCTTTGGAGTGGGTTGTTGTCTTTAGCTGCCAAAACTGATAACCATACGATCGGAACCAATTTTTTGCATACGCAAAATGGGGTGTCAACTGCTTTGGATAGAGAGATGAAGTTTACGGCCCTCAATAATCCTACAAATATCAATAACGATATATTGGCGTATACACAGCGCTCTATGACCAATAACATTACCTATGGTAAGCACCACTTCGGTAAACTTAGAATGGATTGGACCAACTCCTTGTTGTATTCTAAAATTACCGATCCAGATTACCGCGATACTCGTATCAATGAGGACGATGGAGAGTATGGTTTTAGAAACGGAGGAGCTATGAATCGCTTTTGGAGAGAATTAACAGAAGTCAGCGAAAGCTTCAAATTGGACTTTACCTATGATCTCAACGAAAGCAATAAAATTCGGTTTGGTGGATTGGGTACGATCAGACACAGAGAGTTTGATGTTTACAGCTATGATTATGATCCGTTGGAGTCGTTTCATGTGTTGTACAACGATCCCAACTGGTTGCTGGAAGATCAGAACTTGTATTCGTCAAGTAATCCTGACGGATTGTACATCCAAGACAATAGCAACGAGTACAACAACTACGAAGGGAAGCAAATCATCCTAGCGGGGTATGTGATGGACGAAATGCAGATCACTACCAAACTGAAATCTATATATGGTGTCCGTGTGGAGAATGCACGTATGTACTACACGGGGGTGAGGTTGATGGAGGACAACTCACAGTCGCTGGAGGACAACACCGAAACACTCAACGAAACAAACCTACTGCCTTCTGTTAATTTTGTCTATGCGCTGCAGGATGACATGAATCTAAGAGCTTCCTTCAACAAAACTTTGGCTAGACCTTCTTTCAAAGAGAAGTCGTCCGCGTACATTGAAGACCCGATCACAAGGACGCAATTTTCGGGTAACCTAGATATCAAACAAGCTGAAATTTACAACTATGATTTGAGATGGGAATACTTCTTTTCGGCTAGTGAGATGGTTTCTGTATCTGCATTCTACAAAGACTTTTCGGATCATATCGCATTGGTTTTCTTTCCAAACAACCCTGGACAGCTCAAGCCGAGAAATGTGGGAGAGGCATCCGTGTTTGGTACGGAGCTCGAATTGAGAAAGAATCTGATGTTCATCAGTCCAGTATTGCAGAATTTTTCGGTAGGAACGAACGTATCATTGATCGTATCACGTGTCAATCGAAAAACCGTCGTAGTAAACGAGAATGGAGACTCTGAGTATGAAACTGAGGTGAACTACCAGGGCTCTGACGAAGGGGTGGAAAAGTACCGAGACATGACAGGACAGTCGCCGTATGTTATCAATGGGTATTTGAGTTATGAGAATAACACACTTGGCTTGTCTGGCAACTTGTCTTACAACGTCCAAGGAGAGACGCTTACGTATATTGGTATATCGAACGTGCCTGATGTGTATACCAAGCCGTTCAATAGCTTGAACTTAAAGGTATCCAAGGTGCTCGGTAAAGAGGGGAAGTCCTCACTAAGCTTGACAGCCAAAAACTTATTGAAAGCTGAAAACCAAATGGTCTATAAGTTTGGGAAAGAGGAGGAACTTTTCTCATTGTACAAGCCTGGCAGGTTGTTTAACCTGAGTTACACCTATACTTTCTAA